From Echinicola soli, a single genomic window includes:
- the pyrE gene encoding orotate phosphoribosyltransferase has translation MELYSKEIAATVARKLLDIKAIRLQPKQPFTWASGWKSPIYCDNRLSLSFPETRTFIKEKLVEVIKQNFPNAEGIAGVATAGIPQGALIAEDMGLPFIYVRSKPKGHGMENMIEGKLTKGQKVVVIEDLVSTGGSSLKAIEALNASGFEVLGMAAIFTYGFEIARQNFVNADVKLICLSDYEAMLPQAIENNYASDEDLQSLAKWRKSPDTWGAE, from the coding sequence ATGGAATTATACAGCAAAGAAATAGCGGCAACCGTCGCACGCAAATTACTTGACATCAAAGCCATTCGTCTCCAGCCAAAACAGCCATTCACATGGGCATCGGGCTGGAAATCCCCCATTTATTGCGACAACCGCCTCTCCCTGTCCTTCCCAGAAACCAGGACCTTCATTAAGGAAAAGCTGGTGGAAGTAATCAAGCAAAATTTTCCCAATGCAGAGGGCATCGCAGGTGTAGCGACCGCGGGGATCCCCCAGGGAGCGCTGATTGCCGAAGATATGGGACTTCCCTTCATCTATGTGAGGTCTAAGCCCAAAGGCCACGGCATGGAAAACATGATCGAAGGGAAGCTAACCAAAGGCCAAAAAGTAGTGGTTATCGAAGACTTGGTTTCTACTGGAGGTAGCTCACTCAAGGCAATAGAAGCACTCAACGCCTCAGGCTTTGAAGTACTGGGAATGGCAGCCATCTTTACTTATGGATTTGAAATAGCACGTCAGAATTTCGTAAATGCAGACGTGAAGCTAATTTGCCTCAGTGATTATGAAGCCATGCTTCCTCAAGCCATTGAAAACAACTATGCTTCCGATGAAGACCTTCAATCCCTGGCAAAATGGAGAAAGTCACCAGACACCTGGGGAGCGGAATAA
- a CDS encoding lysophospholipid acyltransferase family protein has translation MRLLRRIYSTYGTIIFLGSFLILLPLFIITIEVPGLKKYGRMLNGIWAKVFFSGLFMNVKVENRHHLKKHSQYIIVANHFSYLDIPVIGLMSGDAVFVGKSSIGRVPLFGYMFRRLHIAVDRESFRSRGETLKRTKEIIDEGSSIIIFPEGGIRSTEPPKIAQFKDGAFNLAFEKQIPIIPVTLSYNHLILPDDNKFLLHYKPVKVVIHAPMMPEGSDKEAVADMKSHCHQIIQEQLWKDN, from the coding sequence ATGCGCTTACTCAGAAGGATTTATTCGACATACGGCACCATCATCTTTTTGGGGTCTTTTTTGATTCTGCTTCCGCTTTTCATCATCACCATTGAGGTACCGGGACTGAAAAAATACGGCCGAATGCTCAATGGTATCTGGGCAAAGGTCTTCTTTAGCGGCCTCTTTATGAACGTCAAAGTAGAAAACAGGCACCACCTTAAAAAGCACTCACAATATATCATCGTGGCAAATCACTTCTCCTATTTGGACATTCCTGTGATCGGACTGATGTCCGGTGATGCGGTATTTGTGGGCAAAAGCTCCATCGGTAGAGTTCCGCTTTTCGGCTACATGTTCAGAAGACTTCATATCGCAGTGGACAGGGAAAGCTTCAGAAGCCGGGGCGAAACCCTCAAACGAACCAAGGAGATCATCGATGAAGGAAGCAGCATCATCATTTTTCCGGAAGGAGGCATTCGCAGCACCGAACCACCAAAGATTGCACAGTTTAAAGATGGCGCATTTAATCTGGCTTTTGAAAAACAAATCCCTATAATTCCTGTAACTTTATCCTATAATCACTTAATTTTGCCCGACGACAATAAGTTCTTATTGCACTATAAACCGGTAAAAGTGGTCATTCATGCGCCCATGATGCCTGAAGGCTCAGATAAGGAAGCGGTGGCCGACATGAAATCGCATTGTCATCAAATCATCCAGGAGCAGCTTTGGAAGGACAATTAA
- a CDS encoding branched-chain amino acid aminotransferase translates to MNTTIDIQIKQTSQSKLQGTDFENLSFGQVMSDHMFVADYKNGEWQDFRVEPYAPLSLNPANATLHYGQSVFEGLKAYKDGNNNVLIFRPDANQRRLNESADRLCIPQIPEDVFMEGLRKLLEVDREWIPNKPGCSLYIRPFIFATDDYLGIRPSATYKFMIFTCPVGHYYAKPVSVKVETKYTRAAEGGTGQAKAAGNYAGSLYPAQIAQKQGYDQLLWTDGKSHQNIEESGTMNVMFIINGSLITAPTSKGTILKGITRDSVLTLAKEKGLKVDERFLTVSELKEALENNTLQEAFGTGTAATIAHIYKINVGDKDYDLPEKPADSFSYQVLETLDAIKYGRQEDKHGWITKV, encoded by the coding sequence ATGAATACAACAATAGACATCCAAATAAAACAAACCAGCCAATCCAAATTACAAGGAACTGATTTTGAAAACCTGAGTTTTGGACAGGTAATGAGTGACCATATGTTTGTGGCCGATTATAAAAATGGTGAATGGCAGGACTTCAGGGTAGAGCCTTATGCTCCACTCAGCCTAAACCCCGCCAATGCTACCCTTCATTATGGCCAGTCAGTTTTTGAAGGCTTGAAAGCTTATAAAGACGGAAACAATAATGTACTCATCTTCCGACCAGATGCCAATCAGCGACGCCTGAACGAATCAGCGGATCGTCTGTGCATTCCACAGATTCCTGAGGATGTTTTCATGGAGGGATTAAGGAAATTGCTGGAAGTAGACAGGGAGTGGATCCCCAATAAGCCTGGCTGTTCGCTCTATATCCGTCCATTTATCTTTGCCACTGACGACTACCTGGGCATTAGGCCATCGGCCACATATAAGTTTATGATTTTCACTTGTCCGGTGGGTCACTACTACGCCAAACCTGTGTCGGTGAAAGTGGAGACCAAATACACACGGGCCGCTGAAGGAGGAACCGGACAAGCAAAAGCAGCGGGGAACTATGCCGGCTCGCTCTACCCTGCCCAAATCGCACAGAAGCAAGGCTATGACCAATTACTGTGGACAGATGGAAAAAGCCATCAAAACATCGAAGAAAGCGGCACCATGAACGTCATGTTCATCATCAATGGCTCCCTTATCACAGCCCCCACCTCTAAGGGCACGATCCTAAAGGGCATTACCCGTGATTCTGTTTTGACATTAGCAAAAGAAAAAGGGCTAAAGGTAGATGAACGATTCCTGACAGTGTCAGAACTCAAAGAAGCCTTGGAGAACAACACCCTTCAAGAGGCTTTTGGAACGGGAACTGCAGCCACCATTGCTCATATTTACAAAATTAATGTAGGCGACAAGGATTACGACCTTCCTGAGAAGCCTGCCGACTCCTTTTCCTACCAAGTACTGGAGACCCTTGATGCCATAAAATATGGTCGACAAGAAGATAAACATGGGTGGATCACCAAAGTCTGA
- a CDS encoding LysM peptidoglycan-binding domain-containing protein, with protein MSFTVSMDSLIKSVSLVFFIFFTGTGATFATGVARDSVGVEKIGDKTYIIHEVTAKETLFAISRRYETPVGDIIKNNDELKQGLKIGQRIKVPYIPKTEIPAGAVLHKVSPGETLFSVAQNYSVSVSDVKAWNDLKGDDLSVGQALIIKGAKPKETPKREAPELRGNPTEIKQAPVTATTEAPKKEKPKEEKSKKEKVSAKASDETEQPREEQRIEDVPAGESAGWITHTVKDGETLYSISKKYNANMGDLINWNVLSSNNLQEGQKLKVGRKEGAVNNPSVPAEPATTSARDNKGVTTPEEEEAVTAAAVKKASNESTAYKNIKASGQAEVIEGTSNHKKYLVLHKTAPVGTIMRIRNEENDVTIFARVVGKLPDTGDNEELLIKVSQAAFDQLRAVNNRFRVEISY; from the coding sequence ATGAGTTTTACAGTGAGTATGGACAGTTTAATCAAAAGTGTAAGTTTAGTCTTCTTTATTTTTTTTACCGGCACAGGAGCAACCTTTGCAACGGGAGTGGCCAGGGATTCGGTAGGAGTGGAAAAGATTGGAGACAAGACTTATATTATTCATGAAGTAACGGCGAAGGAAACGTTATTTGCAATATCAAGGCGTTATGAGACTCCCGTGGGAGATATCATCAAGAATAATGATGAGCTTAAGCAGGGGCTTAAAATCGGTCAACGAATCAAAGTACCGTATATCCCCAAAACAGAGATTCCAGCTGGTGCGGTGCTGCACAAGGTGAGTCCTGGTGAAACGCTTTTTTCTGTTGCCCAAAATTACAGCGTGTCTGTTTCGGACGTGAAAGCCTGGAATGACCTGAAGGGAGATGACCTAAGTGTAGGGCAGGCATTGATCATAAAAGGCGCAAAGCCAAAAGAAACTCCAAAACGAGAAGCTCCAGAGTTAAGGGGCAATCCGACTGAAATAAAGCAAGCGCCTGTAACGGCCACTACGGAGGCTCCAAAAAAAGAAAAACCTAAAGAGGAGAAAAGTAAAAAAGAAAAGGTATCAGCAAAAGCATCGGATGAAACCGAGCAGCCCCGTGAGGAGCAACGTATAGAAGATGTTCCCGCCGGCGAATCAGCTGGATGGATCACGCATACGGTTAAAGATGGAGAAACCCTTTACTCCATTTCCAAAAAGTATAATGCCAATATGGGGGATTTGATCAATTGGAATGTGCTTTCATCCAATAACCTACAGGAAGGACAAAAACTTAAAGTTGGCAGAAAGGAAGGTGCTGTCAATAATCCTTCCGTACCCGCAGAGCCAGCGACCACTTCAGCTAGGGATAATAAAGGGGTGACCACCCCTGAAGAAGAAGAAGCAGTCACTGCCGCGGCCGTGAAGAAAGCTTCCAATGAAAGTACTGCCTATAAAAACATCAAAGCGTCCGGACAGGCTGAAGTAATAGAAGGTACGAGCAATCACAAAAAATATTTGGTGCTGCACAAGACTGCACCGGTAGGGACGATTATGAGGATCCGTAATGAAGAAAATGATGTGACCATTTTTGCTAGAGTAGTCGGAAAGCTTCCTGATACCGGAGATAATGAAGAGCTGTTGATCAAGGTTTCCCAAGCGGCTTTTGACCAACTGAGAGCAGTGAATAATCGTTTTAGAGTCGAGATATCATATTAA
- a CDS encoding NfeD family protein — translation MKIIRFFLCLFLLLSHFHLLAATDSLEIKKVYVLEIQDNIDPRMNRKVQMALEEATSIEADILLIHMDTYGGAVNDADDIRTMLLEAKIPTISFIDKDAASAGALISIACDSIYMAPGASIGAATVVMGGSGEAAPDKYQSYMRSMMRSTAEANGRDPKIAEAMVDERIEIEGITTEGSVITFSVSEAIKNGFCEAEVSSIDDAIKQFGVQDYELIEYEMSIVEQIISIFLNPAISGFLILIIIGGIYFEIQTPGVGFPIAAAVTAVILYFIPYYLTGLAENWEIIVFVLGIILLALELFVIPGFGVAGILGIACILAGLTLGMLPNDAFDFSFVPSGELFVAVVTVILATVVAIGGIFMLAPKVNEWQAFSKITLATTQKKEDGYTSFWYSNDLLEKQGTAHTRLMPSGKVLIDEEIYDAHSRGEFIDRGAKIKVISTEGTSLTVKKIS, via the coding sequence ATGAAGATCATTCGTTTTTTTCTCTGCTTATTTTTATTGCTGTCCCATTTTCATCTCTTGGCAGCCACAGACTCCTTGGAAATTAAAAAAGTATACGTCCTCGAGATTCAGGACAACATCGATCCCAGGATGAATAGAAAAGTACAAATGGCCCTGGAAGAGGCCACATCAATCGAAGCGGACATACTCCTGATCCACATGGACACTTATGGTGGCGCGGTGAATGACGCGGACGATATCCGCACGATGCTTTTGGAAGCCAAAATCCCCACCATATCTTTTATCGACAAAGATGCCGCCTCTGCGGGTGCATTGATCTCTATCGCCTGCGACAGTATCTATATGGCTCCCGGCGCCAGCATCGGTGCGGCCACCGTCGTCATGGGCGGCTCCGGAGAAGCGGCTCCCGACAAATACCAGTCTTATATGCGTTCCATGATGCGCAGCACCGCCGAAGCCAATGGTCGGGACCCCAAAATCGCCGAAGCAATGGTCGATGAACGCATCGAAATAGAAGGCATCACCACGGAAGGTTCTGTCATCACCTTTTCCGTTTCAGAAGCCATTAAAAATGGATTCTGTGAAGCTGAAGTCAGCTCAATCGATGATGCAATAAAACAATTTGGCGTACAGGATTACGAACTCATTGAATATGAAATGAGCATCGTAGAGCAGATCATCAGCATTTTCCTCAATCCTGCCATCAGCGGTTTCTTGATATTAATCATTATTGGAGGTATTTATTTTGAAATCCAAACACCTGGGGTGGGCTTTCCCATAGCAGCAGCGGTCACTGCGGTGATTTTGTATTTTATCCCCTATTACCTGACAGGACTGGCCGAAAACTGGGAAATCATCGTTTTTGTCCTCGGGATTATCCTACTTGCTTTGGAGCTTTTTGTCATACCAGGCTTTGGGGTGGCCGGTATTTTGGGAATTGCCTGCATACTGGCAGGATTGACCCTCGGTATGCTTCCCAATGATGCCTTTGATTTTTCTTTTGTCCCTTCAGGAGAGCTCTTTGTAGCTGTAGTTACGGTCATCTTAGCGACAGTGGTGGCTATAGGCGGGATCTTTATGTTAGCGCCAAAAGTCAACGAATGGCAGGCCTTCAGCAAGATCACTTTAGCCACCACCCAGAAGAAAGAAGATGGCTATACCTCCTTTTGGTATTCCAATGACCTACTGGAAAAGCAAGGCACCGCCCATACCCGGCTGATGCCAAGCGGTAAGGTATTGATCGATGAGGAGATATATGACGCCCACTCGAGGGGAGAGTTCATTGACCGAGGAGCAAAGATCAAAGTCATCAGTACAGAGGGCACTTCCCTAACGGTGAAAAAAATCAGTTAG
- a CDS encoding TIGR02757 family protein, whose product MIDLKAFLDEKVALYNQPGFISADPILIPHRYSKKQDIEIAGFFAAILAWGQRKTIIKKCTELLAMMDDAPHDFMLHHQERDLRPFVNFKHRTFNDIDTLWFITFLSRFYKAHESLEQAFIHEWVDDFDVMGKLLTNFHEVFFSDPEAPQRTRKHVATPKRNAACKRINMFLRWMVRKDDCGVDFGIWHKIKPSQLICPCDLHVDRVARKLGLIERKQTDWRTALELTGRLREFDAKDPVKYDFALFGLGVEEKF is encoded by the coding sequence ATGATAGACCTAAAAGCGTTTTTGGATGAAAAGGTAGCACTATACAATCAGCCTGGTTTTATTTCCGCTGATCCTATCTTGATTCCCCATCGGTATTCAAAAAAGCAAGATATAGAGATTGCAGGTTTTTTTGCAGCCATCCTGGCTTGGGGACAGCGAAAGACTATTATTAAAAAGTGCACGGAGCTTTTGGCCATGATGGATGATGCTCCACATGATTTTATGCTGCACCATCAGGAGCGTGATCTGAGGCCATTCGTAAATTTTAAGCACCGTACGTTTAACGATATCGATACCCTGTGGTTTATCACTTTTTTAAGTCGGTTTTATAAAGCACACGAAAGTCTAGAGCAGGCTTTTATCCACGAATGGGTAGATGATTTCGATGTGATGGGGAAGTTGCTGACAAACTTCCATGAAGTTTTTTTTAGTGACCCGGAAGCACCACAAAGAACCCGAAAACACGTAGCTACTCCCAAGCGAAATGCGGCTTGTAAGCGTATCAATATGTTTTTACGATGGATGGTCAGGAAAGATGACTGTGGTGTTGATTTTGGGATTTGGCATAAAATCAAGCCTTCCCAACTGATCTGTCCTTGTGACTTACATGTGGACAGGGTGGCCAGGAAGTTGGGCTTGATCGAGCGAAAGCAAACCGACTGGAGAACAGCCTTGGAACTGACCGGCCGACTAAGGGAGTTTGATGCAAAAGATCCTGTGAAGTACGATTTTGCCCTTTTTGGATTGGGCGTCGAAGAGAAGTTTTGA
- a CDS encoding cob(I)yrinic acid a,c-diamide adenosyltransferase has protein sequence MKLYTKGGDQGQTSLLGGSRVSKADLRIEAYGTIDELNAFLGLLKDQAVNQKRSGQLKTIQDRLFTIGADLATEQGNDKVKKPDILEEDVAYLEKEIDQMEEKLPLLKNFILPGGHPAISYSHVARTVCRRAERRIIALHTQEALDEIIIKYLNRLSDYLFVLGRIIAIELEVKEITWESRV, from the coding sequence ATGAAGCTTTACACAAAAGGAGGCGACCAAGGCCAGACTTCCCTATTGGGAGGAAGTAGGGTTTCCAAAGCTGACTTACGAATAGAAGCTTATGGCACCATAGATGAGTTAAATGCTTTTTTAGGACTACTCAAGGATCAGGCGGTAAACCAAAAACGCTCCGGCCAGTTAAAAACCATCCAAGACCGGTTGTTTACCATCGGAGCAGACTTGGCCACTGAGCAAGGGAACGACAAGGTAAAGAAACCAGACATTCTAGAAGAGGATGTAGCTTATTTAGAAAAGGAAATTGACCAGATGGAAGAAAAACTTCCTTTGCTGAAAAATTTCATATTACCAGGAGGGCATCCTGCTATCTCATACAGCCATGTAGCCAGAACAGTGTGCAGGAGAGCTGAAAGAAGGATTATCGCACTCCATACCCAGGAAGCATTGGACGAAATAATAATCAAATACCTAAACAGACTTTCAGATTACCTGTTTGTACTGGGAAGGATAATAGCAATAGAATTAGAAGTAAAAGAGATCACGTGGGAATCTAGAGTTTAA
- a CDS encoding ABC transporter ATP-binding protein, producing MGKIIETKDIKKTYVMGAEKVQALKSVTIDINKGEYVAFMGPSGSGKSTLMNIIGCLDTPTAGNYVLNNKDVSHMSENDLAEIRNKEIGFVFQTFNLLPRATCLENVALPLIYAGFNKSDREDKAFLALKSVGLEDRINHKPNELSGGQRQRVAIARALVNDPSIILADEPTGNLDSKTSHDIMNLFDELHQKGNTIIMVTHEDDIAHFAHRIVRLRDGLVETDQRNPNPTKNNFQAVSE from the coding sequence ATGGGGAAAATAATTGAAACCAAAGACATTAAGAAAACTTATGTGATGGGCGCTGAAAAAGTACAGGCCCTCAAATCTGTCACCATTGATATCAACAAAGGAGAATATGTCGCTTTTATGGGACCATCAGGTTCTGGGAAATCGACCTTGATGAATATTATTGGCTGTCTGGACACCCCTACCGCCGGCAACTATGTCCTGAACAACAAAGATGTCAGTCACATGTCCGAAAACGATTTGGCCGAAATCAGGAACAAGGAAATTGGTTTTGTGTTTCAAACCTTCAACCTGCTTCCCCGCGCTACTTGTCTTGAGAATGTGGCTTTACCGCTTATCTATGCAGGATTCAATAAATCAGACCGTGAGGACAAAGCCTTCTTGGCACTCAAGAGCGTAGGACTCGAAGACCGGATCAACCACAAACCCAATGAGCTATCAGGGGGCCAGCGTCAAAGAGTCGCCATCGCCCGTGCATTGGTCAACGACCCCAGCATCATCCTTGCCGATGAGCCTACAGGAAACCTGGACTCCAAGACCTCCCACGACATCATGAACCTCTTTGATGAACTCCATCAAAAGGGAAACACCATCATCATGGTTACCCACGAAGATGACATTGCCCATTTCGCCCATCGTATCGTAAGACTCCGGGATGGCCTAGTGGAAACAGACCAAAGAAACCCCAACCCTACAAAAAATAATTTTCAGGCGGTCAGCGAATAG
- the gatC gene encoding Asp-tRNA(Asn)/Glu-tRNA(Gln) amidotransferase subunit GatC, producing the protein MKIDINTLKKIAHLARLEFDENSAKKMTRDMTQILDWVEHLEQVDTAGVEPITTMSSEVNVLREDAVGEHLSHEKGLKNAPQKDSDYFRVPKVLE; encoded by the coding sequence ATGAAAATTGATATCAATACGTTAAAGAAAATTGCCCATCTAGCCCGTTTGGAATTCGATGAGAACAGTGCCAAGAAAATGACCCGTGACATGACACAGATCCTGGATTGGGTGGAGCACTTGGAGCAAGTGGACACTGCAGGAGTGGAACCTATCACGACCATGTCCTCTGAAGTAAATGTACTCAGGGAAGACGCTGTAGGAGAGCATCTCTCCCATGAAAAAGGACTTAAGAATGCTCCTCAAAAGGATTCTGATTATTTCCGTGTGCCTAAGGTGCTAGAATAA
- a CDS encoding tetratricopeptide repeat protein: MIIGSFLLCYQHLFSPDEALPVQPGLFSEMVEVPLDIFNWGISSYPLTVENYLIFQNYEVLAPVAQEAKTYFFGAVIGLLVSLGIVLITTFKRYHFIGGMGLVIILLTLSGVNSLNIGSASSNFSLIILIIGFTIPGMIIHVFYEHISLLRRSLIILPIAWLTVVTLLFLSPVIKPALLFSENIGLTTLGIAAIFLLYVGHAVMGSFFLLLTKLNRGVGLKISWHLIVFTAVYLLLLLALYLHYTGSFSFPIIYPPLFPLVILAGCLGWFEVKAKLDQVPQPFDWAIIGKSLYWIGFGITAMAFWKASFTLNQPMQDFLDHWLLYTQIAMSLLFFFYLLANFLGFMNSGKPVDEVIFKPKYFAYIHMRIGSFIALLSLIVYADGVIAPQLSTSSTNFSADYYYATDRPLEARILFENSWIRYRHNSKAKVTTALLYQEENQLTLAKKQMEEAFEWDPSVAEVLLAANMAHKRNRYFDALFYLEKGLEMFPNNSYIKNNLALLYSKGNKGQQALELLNEENPYSPILANQIGLQVKHLLRIESLPAPGKDKIARINTLAYKNLMGDFTDFTMTAEARDAPLIQQAILRNQWTNQTTAPLAQDIALVDSLYSHEQQTALQQELRLTRVIRSYQAHQIGEALKYLNGLAIDFKGSAGYFHAMAAQVLIGEADIEKAANELEMAEMMGFRDFKPYHLPILYFGGKKDASFKVADKYELEFPEWIKAERDSSASSKPASAYFGHLAELNRATKADFIPSLEAMEEGPLKVIYTHEILFKKGHWLTTAEIDQLTSYLLSHEDLDSMYIHELAAIAGQQILKAPESPILQAYFQDDTPLASNPYFTPMVLMAAKEAPSTDQRYELLRNAAEFNKDAKLWLTMIQAARDLGLTGYVKTYMDELSQWVPPTKLQELMERED, from the coding sequence GTGATCATTGGCAGTTTTCTTTTGTGCTACCAGCATCTCTTTTCGCCGGACGAAGCCTTGCCCGTGCAGCCGGGCCTGTTTTCGGAAATGGTAGAGGTGCCCCTTGATATTTTTAACTGGGGCATCAGCAGCTATCCACTTACAGTAGAAAACTACCTCATCTTCCAAAACTATGAAGTACTGGCACCAGTGGCCCAAGAGGCAAAGACTTATTTCTTTGGAGCTGTAATCGGCCTACTCGTCAGTTTGGGCATCGTGCTGATCACCACCTTTAAGCGATACCATTTTATTGGTGGCATGGGACTGGTCATCATCCTACTCACCCTCAGTGGTGTCAACTCACTCAACATTGGAAGTGCCAGCAGTAACTTTTCACTGATCATTTTGATCATTGGCTTCACGATACCCGGCATGATCATTCACGTTTTTTATGAGCACATCTCATTGCTCAGAAGGAGCTTGATCATTCTTCCTATTGCCTGGCTGACCGTCGTAACACTGCTATTCCTCAGCCCTGTGATCAAACCGGCCTTGTTATTTTCGGAGAACATTGGTTTGACCACATTGGGAATTGCGGCCATTTTTCTGCTGTATGTGGGACATGCGGTCATGGGAAGTTTTTTCTTATTGCTCACCAAGCTCAATCGAGGTGTCGGCCTTAAAATCTCCTGGCACCTCATCGTGTTTACAGCCGTGTATTTACTCTTGCTTTTAGCACTATACCTGCACTATACCGGAAGCTTTTCTTTTCCCATCATCTATCCACCGCTCTTCCCTTTGGTTATTCTTGCGGGATGCTTGGGATGGTTTGAAGTAAAGGCAAAATTAGACCAGGTCCCCCAACCCTTTGACTGGGCAATTATCGGAAAATCCCTTTATTGGATTGGTTTTGGCATCACGGCAATGGCCTTTTGGAAAGCCAGTTTTACACTGAACCAACCCATGCAGGATTTTCTGGATCATTGGCTGCTGTACACACAGATCGCCATGTCCCTGCTCTTTTTCTTTTACCTATTGGCCAATTTCCTAGGGTTTATGAATTCGGGAAAACCTGTGGACGAGGTGATCTTTAAGCCCAAATATTTCGCTTACATTCACATGCGAATAGGTTCATTTATTGCATTGCTGTCATTGATTGTCTATGCGGACGGGGTCATTGCCCCACAATTGAGCACCAGCTCCACCAATTTCTCAGCGGATTATTACTACGCCACCGACCGACCACTGGAAGCACGTATTCTTTTTGAAAACAGCTGGATCCGATACCGCCACAACAGTAAAGCAAAGGTAACTACCGCCTTACTGTATCAAGAAGAAAACCAGCTTACACTGGCCAAAAAGCAAATGGAAGAGGCATTTGAATGGGACCCTTCCGTGGCGGAAGTGTTGCTGGCTGCCAATATGGCCCACAAGCGTAATCGATATTTTGACGCCCTTTTCTACTTGGAAAAGGGCTTGGAAATGTTCCCAAACAACAGCTATATCAAAAACAACCTGGCCCTGCTTTACAGCAAAGGCAACAAAGGACAGCAAGCCCTTGAACTGCTGAACGAAGAGAACCCTTACTCGCCCATTCTTGCCAATCAAATTGGTCTTCAGGTAAAGCACTTGCTCCGTATCGAAAGCTTACCTGCTCCCGGAAAGGACAAAATCGCCAGGATCAACACCTTGGCCTATAAAAATCTTATGGGGGATTTCACAGACTTCACCATGACTGCTGAAGCACGTGATGCACCGCTCATCCAGCAGGCCATTCTCCGTAACCAATGGACCAACCAAACCACGGCTCCCTTGGCACAAGACATCGCACTGGTGGACTCACTGTACAGCCACGAACAGCAAACTGCTTTACAACAAGAGCTACGGCTCACCCGGGTGATCAGAAGCTACCAGGCTCATCAGATAGGTGAAGCCCTAAAATACCTCAACGGACTGGCCATCGATTTCAAAGGATCTGCGGGATATTTCCATGCCATGGCCGCACAAGTATTGATTGGTGAAGCTGATATTGAAAAAGCCGCCAATGAACTTGAAATGGCCGAAATGATGGGCTTCAGGGATTTTAAGCCCTACCACTTGCCCATTCTATATTTTGGAGGTAAAAAAGATGCTTCCTTTAAGGTTGCCGATAAATACGAGTTGGAGTTTCCGGAATGGATAAAAGCCGAACGGGATTCATCTGCGAGCTCAAAGCCAGCAAGCGCTTATTTTGGCCACCTGGCCGAGCTTAACCGGGCTACCAAAGCTGATTTCATCCCATCCCTTGAAGCAATGGAAGAGGGGCCACTAAAGGTCATTTATACCCATGAAATCCTGTTCAAGAAAGGCCACTGGCTAACGACAGCTGAAATCGACCAGCTAACATCCTATTTGCTTTCCCATGAAGACCTGGACAGCATGTATATCCATGAGCTTGCCGCTATTGCTGGACAGCAAATCCTCAAAGCACCTGAAAGCCCTATTTTACAGGCGTATTTTCAGGACGACACCCCTTTGGCTTCCAACCCTTATTTCACTCCAATGGTACTCATGGCTGCAAAGGAAGCGCCCTCTACAGACCAACGGTACGAGCTGCTAAGAAATGCTGCCGAATTTAATAAGGATGCCAAGTTATGGCTCACCATGATCCAAGCTGCCCGCGACCTGGGGCTGACTGGATATGTCAAGACCTACATGGATGAACTATCACAATGGGTGCCTCCAACGAAGCTCCAAGAATTGATGGAGAGGGAGGATTGA
- a CDS encoding globin domain-containing protein → MNEFQTVYQAIGEEKIKELAGYFYQGVANNEALRSLYPSDLDAAEKRLFLFLLQVFGGPTTYSEQRGHPRLRMRHLEWAIDDNMRDHWLSTMFTAMDKVAIDQNIKELMMSYFVKVANHMINQ, encoded by the coding sequence ATGAATGAATTCCAAACGGTTTATCAGGCCATAGGAGAAGAAAAAATCAAGGAACTGGCTGGGTATTTTTATCAGGGCGTGGCCAATAATGAAGCATTAAGATCACTTTATCCCAGTGACCTTGATGCCGCCGAGAAGCGTCTATTCCTGTTTTTACTACAGGTTTTTGGTGGTCCCACCACCTATTCCGAACAGCGTGGCCATCCCAGGCTTCGCATGAGGCACCTTGAATGGGCCATTGATGACAACATGAGGGATCATTGGCTCAGCACCATGTTTACTGCGATGGACAAAGTAGCTATCGACCAAAACATCAAAGAGCTCATGATGAGCTACTTCGTAAAAGTAGCCAATCACATGATCAATCAATAA